In Paenarthrobacter sp. GOM3, a single window of DNA contains:
- a CDS encoding endonuclease domain-containing protein — MLNGVQLTSPEWTWLDLARHMGRSSLVAAGDFLLARENPLSSIEAIQEVIDRRPKVKGIRMAREILPLLRVGVDSPQESRLRLKIVDAGLPEPAVTQPIFDERGRYVSTPDLQYKEYKIAMEYEGDHHRSDPVQWGKDIERDDRLRAMGWIVLRFSDVQMKGGWANAERKVRDALVSRGWRGPVS; from the coding sequence GTGCTGAACGGGGTCCAGCTGACGTCGCCCGAGTGGACCTGGTTGGATTTGGCCCGGCATATGGGGCGGTCTTCGCTGGTGGCTGCCGGCGACTTTTTGTTGGCTCGGGAGAATCCGTTGTCCTCGATCGAGGCGATCCAGGAAGTCATCGACCGGCGACCGAAGGTCAAGGGAATCAGGATGGCCCGGGAGATACTGCCGTTGCTCCGCGTTGGGGTCGACTCCCCGCAGGAATCCCGGCTGCGGTTGAAAATCGTCGACGCCGGTCTGCCGGAGCCAGCAGTCACCCAACCCATCTTCGATGAACGCGGGCGGTATGTATCCACGCCGGACCTCCAGTACAAGGAGTACAAAATCGCCATGGAGTATGAGGGGGACCATCATCGCTCCGACCCCGTGCAGTGGGGAAAAGACATCGAACGTGACGACCGGCTTCGAGCTATGGGCTGGATCGTGCTCAGGTTCTCCGATGTCCAGATGAAAGGTGGATGGGCCAACGCCGAACGTAAGGTGCGCGATGCGTTGGTGTCGCGCGGGTGGCGAGGCCCGGTGTCGTAA
- a CDS encoding J domain-containing protein, whose translation MNTQPDHYATLHVTPDATQREIARAYRSLLRTLHPDTRQAADDGGTPSAGDVQELHAIMQAYVVLSDPGKRAAYDRERRSSAPSGDRGTPVKVRVHRSPEGTPGPTSEQGPLSFGPARWEPLPRSTRLPRRHS comes from the coding sequence GTGAACACCCAGCCAGACCACTACGCCACCCTGCACGTGACGCCCGATGCCACCCAGCGCGAGATCGCACGCGCCTACCGCTCGCTGCTGCGCACCCTTCACCCGGACACGCGCCAAGCAGCCGACGACGGCGGCACCCCCTCAGCGGGCGACGTCCAGGAACTGCACGCCATCATGCAGGCGTACGTCGTTTTGTCGGACCCAGGAAAGCGGGCGGCTTACGACCGTGAGCGCCGGTCCAGTGCTCCATCCGGTGATCGTGGGACGCCTGTGAAGGTCCGTGTCCATCGATCGCCGGAAGGTACCCCCGGTCCTACCTCGGAGCAGGGGCCGCTGTCGTTTGGCCCGGCCCGATGGGAGCCCCTGCCCCGAAGTACCCGACTTCCAAGGAGACATTCATGA
- a CDS encoding MerR family transcriptional regulator, which translates to MAALDSSAGGHDGGLGTPASAVGSDGGRDARGVYAISVAAELVGTGQQNIRQYERKGLLTPGRTDGGTRRYSEDDLTTLRRIGALLDEGLNLAGVKLVLELEAANRGLTEDNHGLTQDNRELRADNKGLRKDLKRARGGNVTSG; encoded by the coding sequence ATGGCTGCTTTGGACAGTTCCGCTGGAGGGCACGACGGCGGATTGGGCACCCCCGCTTCGGCCGTCGGCTCTGATGGTGGCCGGGACGCCCGCGGGGTCTACGCGATCTCCGTCGCGGCGGAGCTCGTTGGCACGGGCCAGCAGAACATCCGCCAATATGAACGCAAGGGCCTGCTCACCCCAGGCCGCACGGACGGCGGCACACGTCGATACAGCGAGGACGACCTCACCACGTTGCGTCGGATCGGGGCGCTCCTGGATGAAGGGCTGAACCTGGCTGGAGTGAAGCTCGTGCTGGAGTTGGAAGCGGCGAACCGAGGGCTGACGGAGGACAACCATGGCCTCACGCAGGACAACCGGGAGTTGCGGGCGGACAACAAAGGGCTGCGGAAGGATTTGAAGCGGGCGCGGGGCGGGAACGTGACTAGCGGCTGA
- a CDS encoding flotillin family protein, whose amino-acid sequence MDDLAAFFPLIAIILGVVLVIGFIWLATKAMWKVAEPNEALIISGLTRGTLENTDGMDFKIVTGKGALVVPGLQTVRSLALTLNETELKVSCVTSQGIQVIVDGVVIYKIGDAPPFIANAARRFLGQQPKMESQVYNVFEGHLRSIIGSMTVEEIIRERDKLASLVRSASGVEMEKLGLVVDSLQIKDLQDPTGYIQNLAKPHIAQVKMEARIAEATSNREAAEKEAEAAALIADAQSLSAIKQSAAQANAEQARAQAAQAGPLADATARQQVVVQETEVAKLEADREEQKLQTTIRKPADARAYAQRTDAEAKKAADISAAEALAKRTELEAQANARRVELEAQANAGAAAAMAGATRVTGEAEAAATTARGNAAASAVKAKALAEAEGIKARGEALETNQDAVISQQIAENMPAIVSAAAEPFSRIGQLTVLNGGEGLNSMVGGILSQVGNFLPSLASALRGKDARCCSPSSSRESSAGASSLRQGPRCIERWIVASPERSAGSRARSRPGPSVKSCFLSTAAPVRSSPTRLIRRAFSPSGRRYW is encoded by the coding sequence ATGGACGACCTCGCAGCTTTCTTTCCCCTGATCGCCATCATTCTGGGCGTGGTGCTCGTGATCGGCTTCATTTGGCTGGCCACCAAGGCGATGTGGAAGGTGGCGGAACCGAACGAGGCCCTCATTATCTCGGGGCTGACGCGCGGAACCCTCGAAAATACCGACGGCATGGACTTCAAGATCGTCACTGGCAAGGGCGCATTGGTGGTCCCGGGACTGCAGACGGTTCGCAGCTTAGCTCTGACCCTGAACGAAACTGAGCTCAAGGTCTCCTGCGTGACTTCGCAGGGGATCCAAGTGATCGTGGACGGAGTGGTGATCTACAAGATCGGCGACGCTCCCCCCTTCATCGCCAACGCGGCCCGGCGGTTCCTGGGCCAGCAGCCCAAGATGGAGAGCCAGGTCTACAACGTGTTCGAGGGGCACCTGCGCTCAATCATCGGCAGCATGACCGTGGAGGAAATCATCCGCGAGCGCGACAAGCTCGCCTCTTTGGTCCGCAGTGCCAGCGGGGTCGAGATGGAGAAGCTGGGCCTGGTGGTCGATTCACTGCAGATCAAGGACTTGCAGGATCCCACCGGCTACATCCAGAACCTGGCCAAGCCGCACATTGCGCAGGTCAAGATGGAGGCCCGTATTGCCGAGGCCACCAGCAACCGGGAAGCGGCAGAGAAGGAAGCAGAAGCGGCGGCCCTGATCGCTGATGCGCAGAGCCTTTCCGCCATCAAGCAATCCGCAGCCCAGGCGAACGCGGAGCAAGCCCGTGCCCAGGCCGCGCAAGCAGGGCCGCTGGCCGACGCTACCGCCCGGCAGCAAGTGGTGGTCCAGGAGACCGAAGTCGCCAAGCTTGAGGCCGACCGCGAAGAGCAAAAACTTCAGACCACCATCCGTAAGCCCGCCGACGCCCGGGCCTACGCCCAACGCACCGACGCAGAGGCCAAGAAGGCGGCTGACATCAGCGCCGCGGAAGCATTGGCTAAGCGCACTGAGCTCGAGGCCCAAGCCAATGCCCGCCGAGTGGAGCTCGAAGCGCAGGCCAACGCGGGAGCGGCGGCAGCCATGGCCGGCGCAACACGGGTCACGGGTGAAGCCGAAGCAGCGGCGACGACGGCACGCGGCAATGCGGCTGCCTCCGCCGTGAAAGCCAAGGCGTTGGCTGAAGCTGAGGGCATCAAGGCCCGCGGTGAAGCGCTGGAGACCAACCAGGACGCCGTCATTTCTCAGCAGATCGCTGAGAACATGCCGGCTATTGTGTCGGCAGCCGCGGAGCCGTTCTCACGAATTGGGCAGCTGACTGTACTCAATGGTGGCGAGGGGCTGAACAGCATGGTGGGTGGCATCCTGTCCCAGGTGGGGAACTTCCTGCCGTCGCTGGCCTCGGCGTTGCGGGGCAAAGACGCCCGCTGCTGCTCCCCGTCCAGCTCCCGTGAAAGCTCCGCCGGCGCCAGCTCCCTCCGCCAAGGACCCAGATGCATAGAGAGGTGGATCGTAGCCTCACCGGAAAGATCGGCCGGGTCACGGGCACGGTCGCGCCCGGGACCATCGGTGAAGTCATGCTTCCTTTCCACGGCGGCACCAGTGCGTTCTTCGCCTACCCGTTTGATAAGACGAGCGTTTTCCCCGTCGGGGAGAAGGTACTGGTGA
- the purN gene encoding phosphoribosylglycinamide formyltransferase — MRIVVLVSGTGSNLQAVIDAVKSGELDVEIAAVGADRPDTYGVERSDEAGIETFVVNFNSFETRAEWDAALRDKVLSYSPDVVVSSGFMRIVSADFIDAFGGKYVNTHPALLPSFPGAHGVRDAMAYGVKVTGCTVHWADAGVDTGPIIAQEAVSVLPDDTEETLHERIKIVERRLLVQTLADLAAAPSPAPAPN; from the coding sequence ATGCGCATTGTTGTCCTCGTCTCCGGTACCGGTTCCAATCTTCAGGCTGTCATCGACGCCGTGAAGTCGGGTGAACTGGACGTCGAGATCGCCGCTGTGGGCGCGGACCGGCCCGACACGTACGGCGTGGAGCGTTCCGACGAAGCGGGCATCGAGACGTTCGTGGTGAACTTCAACTCCTTCGAAACCCGCGCGGAGTGGGACGCTGCCCTGCGCGACAAGGTGCTTTCCTACAGCCCGGACGTGGTGGTTTCCTCCGGATTCATGAGGATCGTCAGCGCCGACTTCATCGATGCCTTCGGTGGCAAGTACGTCAACACCCACCCTGCCTTGCTCCCGTCCTTCCCTGGCGCCCACGGTGTCCGCGACGCGATGGCCTACGGTGTGAAAGTCACCGGCTGCACCGTCCACTGGGCCGACGCCGGCGTGGACACGGGCCCCATCATCGCCCAGGAAGCCGTCTCTGTGCTTCCGGATGACACCGAAGAAACCCTGCACGAGCGCATCAAGATCGTGGAGCGCCGCCTGCTGGTCCAAACCCTCGCAGACCTCGCCGCCGCCCCCTCACCCGCGCCCGCACCCAACTAG
- the murQ gene encoding N-acetylmuramic acid 6-phosphate etherase, with amino-acid sequence MTEQTGPTDADKLAGLRTELAGLQTEATAEGLENLDILGTEELVAAMLAHTAGVHAAVEAASPAIVQTVDAVAERLQRGGRLLYVGAGTAGRLGVLDASECPPTFGTPPGLVVGLIAGGTKAIQHPVEYAEDNATAGARDLHDISVTEADAVVGITASGRTPYVIGALEEARKRGAFTASLACNKGSAVSHVADAAIEVVVGPEFIAGSTRLNSGTAQKLVLNMISTLVMVKLGKTYGNLMVDLRATNEKLLARSQRTVQHATGVSAQEAAAALDSVGGSVKAAILVLLTGIEASAAKGALEEAGGFLRRAIENQK; translated from the coding sequence GTGACGGAACAAACTGGCCCGACTGACGCCGACAAACTTGCGGGCCTGCGCACGGAACTTGCCGGATTACAGACCGAAGCGACCGCCGAGGGCCTGGAGAACCTGGACATCCTGGGCACCGAGGAACTCGTGGCCGCTATGCTTGCGCACACTGCAGGGGTGCACGCTGCCGTTGAAGCGGCCAGTCCCGCGATTGTCCAAACGGTCGACGCCGTTGCGGAGCGACTCCAGCGCGGTGGCCGCCTTTTGTATGTGGGCGCCGGAACGGCCGGTCGGCTGGGTGTGCTCGACGCGAGCGAGTGCCCGCCAACGTTCGGCACGCCGCCGGGTCTGGTGGTCGGACTGATCGCCGGGGGCACCAAAGCGATCCAACACCCGGTGGAGTACGCCGAGGACAACGCAACTGCCGGCGCGCGCGACCTGCACGATATCAGCGTGACCGAAGCGGACGCCGTCGTCGGTATTACTGCCTCCGGGAGGACGCCGTACGTGATCGGCGCGCTTGAGGAGGCACGGAAGCGCGGTGCGTTTACGGCGTCGCTGGCGTGCAACAAGGGTTCGGCAGTGAGCCATGTGGCCGATGCTGCGATCGAGGTTGTCGTGGGTCCGGAGTTCATCGCTGGCTCAACCAGGCTGAACTCGGGCACTGCCCAGAAACTTGTCCTCAACATGATCAGCACGTTGGTGATGGTGAAGCTCGGCAAGACGTACGGGAACCTCATGGTTGATCTGCGTGCCACGAACGAGAAGCTGCTTGCACGGTCGCAGCGGACCGTGCAGCACGCCACCGGCGTTTCGGCGCAGGAAGCGGCTGCGGCGTTGGACTCCGTTGGCGGCTCCGTTAAGGCAGCAATTCTGGTGCTCCTCACGGGCATCGAAGCCTCCGCGGCGAAGGGCGCGCTTGAGGAAGCGGGCGGTTTCCTGCGCAGGGCAATCGAGAACCAGAAGTAA
- a CDS encoding Hsp20/alpha crystallin family protein, giving the protein MLMRTDPFREFDRLAQQVFGTTARPAGMPMDAWQDGEEFVVAFDLPGVSPDSVDLDVERNVLTVKAERKSPAGENTELIAAERPQGVFSRQLILGDTLDTDGVKASYDAGVLTLRIPVAEKAKPRRIEITSNEQRQEINA; this is encoded by the coding sequence ATGCTGATGCGCACAGACCCGTTCCGCGAATTCGATAGGCTCGCCCAACAGGTTTTTGGCACAACAGCACGCCCCGCCGGCATGCCGATGGACGCCTGGCAGGACGGCGAAGAGTTTGTGGTCGCTTTCGACCTGCCCGGTGTGAGCCCTGATTCGGTGGACCTCGACGTCGAGCGCAACGTCCTGACCGTCAAGGCAGAACGGAAGTCGCCAGCGGGCGAGAACACCGAACTGATCGCGGCCGAACGCCCCCAGGGTGTCTTCAGCCGCCAGCTGATCCTGGGCGACACCTTGGACACCGACGGCGTCAAGGCCAGCTACGACGCAGGTGTGCTGACACTCCGCATCCCCGTCGCCGAGAAGGCCAAGCCCCGGCGAATCGAAATCACGTCCAACGAGCAACGACAGGAAATCAACGCATAA
- a CDS encoding N-acetylglucosamine kinase, which yields MEDPQDVVLVADIGKSRCRVELRRGSELLGAADRQGFPGVHVDNGPTLAFDLLLETVALLPPGLPITTVTGIGAAVAGVEASAKKSQELATMLSQRFGVPAAVLSDATAAQLGALQGAPGTALIVGTGAVAFRFDELGVLHRADGWGPYLGDRGSGRWIGQQGLQAVLEAHDGGPATSLSAAAGALVESPEMLPGWLAEQENPYRAMARFAPLVLQAAEAGDAVALNIVGEACRILTATVQRAAGDDAGSKQRVALLGGVVGSDFFAALLRKSLASAGIEVVVPLGDGLDGAALAATRRGLIQERYIHRDGTNWPD from the coding sequence ATGGAAGACCCCCAGGATGTCGTTCTTGTTGCCGATATAGGGAAGAGCCGGTGCCGCGTGGAGTTGCGCCGTGGTTCGGAGTTGCTGGGTGCCGCGGACCGGCAGGGGTTCCCGGGAGTGCATGTAGACAACGGCCCTACCCTCGCGTTCGATCTCCTGCTAGAGACCGTTGCACTGCTTCCGCCGGGCCTCCCCATCACAACGGTCACGGGCATCGGTGCTGCCGTGGCTGGCGTCGAGGCCTCTGCAAAGAAATCGCAGGAGCTCGCCACCATGTTGTCCCAACGTTTCGGCGTCCCGGCAGCGGTCCTCTCCGATGCCACCGCCGCCCAACTCGGCGCGCTCCAGGGCGCCCCTGGCACCGCGTTGATCGTGGGCACCGGTGCCGTCGCTTTCCGCTTCGACGAGTTGGGGGTCCTCCACCGGGCCGACGGCTGGGGCCCCTATCTCGGCGATCGCGGCAGCGGCCGCTGGATAGGCCAGCAGGGTCTTCAGGCAGTTCTCGAAGCGCACGACGGCGGCCCGGCCACATCGTTGTCGGCCGCGGCTGGCGCTCTGGTCGAGTCCCCGGAAATGCTCCCGGGCTGGCTTGCCGAACAGGAGAACCCGTACCGGGCGATGGCCCGTTTCGCACCGCTGGTTCTGCAGGCAGCGGAGGCGGGTGACGCCGTCGCACTTAACATCGTTGGTGAGGCGTGCCGCATCCTGACGGCGACGGTGCAACGAGCCGCCGGCGACGATGCGGGCAGCAAACAGCGCGTGGCGCTGCTGGGCGGAGTGGTGGGATCGGACTTCTTCGCGGCGCTCTTGCGCAAGTCCCTCGCTTCGGCTGGGATTGAGGTGGTGGTCCCGCTGGGCGATGGCTTGGACGGTGCTGCCCTCGCTGCGACGCGCCGCGGGCTCATCCAGGAAAGGTACATCCACCGTGACGGAACAAACTGGCCCGACTGA
- a CDS encoding MFS transporter → MNTYTTVPSGEQVVQELPWRWKVQGKIFVIGGLGFMFDAWDVTLNGILIPLLSKHWSLQPADAAWIGTANLIGMAVGAFAWGTIADTIGRRKAFTATLLIFSIFTVLGAFSPDIVWFCIFRFMAGFGLGGCIPVDYALVGEFTPRKQRGKVLTAMDGWWPVGAALCGFLSAWLVAAFGDWRLTMLIMVLPALLVFWVRRSVPESPLFLIRKGRRAEAAAVIDGLVDATGAEPRAYSLPEPQAAPRLSAGSAWTQLQKIWQFNWKITTTAWALFFSVLLVYYLSLTWMPRILIGAGFEEYKAFVTTAGMAAVGLLGVVVAALLVERVGRKWILAITGPLSAVTLVIVALVVDVPSAAVFWLLVFGFVVQVAIPVLYAYVSELYPTELRGSGFGWASTFSRIGAGFGPLVFASFFWPEFGLATSFALAGGLVLVSVLWMAFFAPETKQRTLD, encoded by the coding sequence ATGAATACGTACACAACCGTGCCCAGCGGCGAACAAGTGGTGCAGGAACTGCCGTGGCGGTGGAAGGTCCAAGGCAAGATCTTCGTCATCGGCGGCCTTGGATTCATGTTCGACGCCTGGGACGTGACGCTTAACGGCATCCTGATCCCGTTGCTGTCCAAGCACTGGTCCCTGCAACCCGCTGACGCTGCCTGGATTGGGACGGCCAACCTGATCGGCATGGCTGTGGGTGCGTTCGCGTGGGGCACGATTGCCGACACCATCGGGCGCCGGAAGGCTTTCACGGCCACCCTCCTGATCTTCAGCATCTTCACGGTTCTTGGCGCGTTTTCACCGGACATCGTATGGTTCTGCATTTTCCGTTTCATGGCTGGATTCGGCCTGGGTGGCTGCATCCCCGTTGACTACGCCCTGGTGGGTGAGTTCACGCCACGCAAGCAAAGAGGCAAAGTCCTCACGGCCATGGATGGCTGGTGGCCCGTTGGCGCGGCGCTGTGTGGTTTCCTGTCTGCGTGGCTCGTGGCAGCTTTCGGCGACTGGCGGCTCACCATGCTGATCATGGTGCTGCCCGCGTTGCTGGTCTTCTGGGTGCGCCGATCAGTCCCCGAGTCGCCGTTGTTCCTGATCCGCAAGGGCCGGCGTGCTGAAGCTGCGGCTGTCATCGACGGCTTGGTCGACGCCACGGGTGCCGAGCCGCGGGCCTACAGTTTGCCGGAGCCGCAGGCCGCACCACGGCTCTCGGCCGGCAGCGCGTGGACGCAACTTCAAAAGATCTGGCAGTTCAACTGGAAGATCACCACCACCGCCTGGGCCTTGTTCTTCTCCGTACTTCTTGTCTACTACCTGTCGCTGACCTGGATGCCTCGGATACTCATCGGCGCCGGGTTCGAGGAATACAAGGCGTTCGTCACGACGGCGGGTATGGCCGCCGTCGGGCTTTTGGGCGTGGTGGTTGCTGCGCTGCTGGTGGAGCGGGTGGGCCGCAAGTGGATCCTGGCCATCACCGGTCCCTTGTCCGCGGTGACACTGGTGATCGTGGCGCTTGTGGTGGACGTTCCCTCGGCTGCGGTGTTCTGGCTGCTGGTGTTCGGTTTCGTGGTCCAGGTGGCCATACCGGTGCTGTACGCCTACGTGTCCGAGCTGTATCCGACCGAGCTTCGCGGCTCCGGTTTCGGTTGGGCTTCGACGTTCTCCCGCATCGGCGCGGGTTTTGGGCCCCTGGTGTTTGCGTCGTTCTTCTGGCCGGAGTTTGGGTTGGCGACGTCGTTTGCCCTTGCCGGCGGCTTGGTGCTTGTCTCCGTGCTGTGGATGGCGTTCTTCGCGCCGGAAACCAAGCAGCGCACCCTCGATTAG
- a CDS encoding cell division protein PerM: MKLRADQTGNRGLPMPLWLQGGLEAAQSAFISAIVVVLPLVGVWATDGFQDRNVDSLARLAGQAWLLIHGVPLELAHVGMGTAAQPGSGLLSLHPLGLTLIPFLLAWRAGRRLARASYTDQLWQAFMGAFVVYAAFGTATGFVCRTPEVVINLWYAMMIPLISFALGMIVGARREAGSWSRLIGVDAVAWLSKTSQHSRWAGSYVGSALKAGFVAIMAAVGLSAVLLAVTIVWHWTDIIAVYEGIQAGALGGAVLTIAQLGFLPNLVIFTLSWSSGAGFSLGVGSTAGPLGTVVGPLPAVPILGGLPAGQLDFGSTALALPVVAGILAGWWFLREGENHFDEWLSIKIKTRWFTAAASTLFLGAFIGAVAGLLGGAMAWIARGSAGIGRLTEIGPHPLWTAVWLAAEVGIGVVIGYAVGPWLERRQKLREANLDEAAYDDEHA, from the coding sequence ATGAAACTGCGCGCTGATCAGACCGGAAACCGTGGCCTCCCAATGCCCCTTTGGCTGCAGGGCGGTTTGGAAGCGGCTCAGTCGGCGTTCATTTCGGCCATTGTTGTGGTGTTGCCGCTGGTGGGGGTGTGGGCGACTGACGGTTTTCAGGACCGGAACGTCGACTCCCTGGCCCGTCTGGCCGGCCAAGCCTGGCTGCTGATCCACGGTGTGCCCCTGGAACTCGCGCATGTGGGCATGGGAACGGCGGCGCAACCGGGATCGGGCCTGTTGTCCCTGCACCCGCTGGGTCTGACGCTCATCCCGTTCCTGCTGGCCTGGCGTGCGGGCCGTCGGCTTGCCCGTGCCTCGTACACGGACCAGCTGTGGCAGGCGTTCATGGGCGCGTTCGTGGTGTACGCCGCGTTCGGGACGGCCACCGGGTTCGTGTGCCGTACACCGGAAGTGGTTATCAACCTCTGGTACGCCATGATGATCCCGCTGATTTCCTTTGCTCTGGGCATGATCGTCGGTGCCCGCCGCGAGGCCGGTTCCTGGAGCCGGCTCATTGGCGTCGACGCCGTCGCGTGGCTCTCGAAGACCAGCCAGCATTCACGGTGGGCAGGCTCCTATGTGGGCTCCGCGTTGAAGGCCGGCTTTGTGGCGATCATGGCCGCCGTGGGCCTGTCGGCGGTGCTGCTCGCCGTCACCATCGTGTGGCATTGGACGGACATTATTGCCGTCTACGAGGGCATCCAGGCCGGTGCACTGGGCGGTGCCGTACTGACGATCGCGCAGCTCGGCTTCCTGCCAAACCTCGTCATCTTTACGCTGTCCTGGTCCTCCGGCGCGGGCTTCTCCCTGGGGGTCGGCTCCACGGCAGGTCCACTGGGCACCGTGGTTGGACCGCTCCCCGCCGTCCCCATTTTGGGAGGGCTCCCGGCCGGACAGCTCGACTTCGGTTCAACCGCCCTGGCGCTGCCGGTGGTCGCCGGAATATTGGCAGGCTGGTGGTTCCTGCGCGAAGGCGAAAACCACTTCGACGAATGGCTCTCCATTAAGATCAAAACCCGTTGGTTCACTGCGGCGGCATCAACGCTGTTCCTCGGCGCGTTCATCGGCGCTGTTGCAGGGCTGCTGGGCGGGGCCATGGCCTGGATCGCCCGCGGTTCCGCGGGCATCGGCCGGCTCACGGAAATCGGACCCCACCCGCTGTGGACGGCAGTCTGGCTGGCCGCCGAAGTGGGGATCGGCGTCGTGATTGGTTACGCAGTGGGGCCCTGGCTGGAACGCCGCCAGAAGCTGCGCGAGGCGAACCTCGACGAAGCAGCGTACGACGACGAACACGCCTGA
- a CDS encoding endonuclease domain-containing protein → MKIPKPLPLNLASAPFTSQEALDAGVSVGRLKYRDLEIPSRQIRVPHTGGETSLADRARPLTLVTRFSAASHATAFLLWKFPGFLPKSHEPGIHISRPDTLGRVRRRGVIAHKGQFFEDEITTLNGLFVTSRARTWLDCSRKMDIDEITVVADHLLRIPRPEFEDRSEPYCTTDSLEEMLDRHWGTPGIRKARLALEQAVVGADSAPETRLRLALERAGLPTAQVNVRTELGPGVVRQPDLGYREWRVGVEYEGEGHSDPEQIIRDIAREEDYSRAGWILVRISKRHMSTGAVTAVRKVRRALEQQGWPSN, encoded by the coding sequence ATGAAGATCCCCAAGCCGCTGCCGCTGAACTTGGCTTCCGCGCCGTTCACCAGTCAGGAAGCGCTCGACGCCGGTGTATCAGTTGGGCGCCTGAAGTACAGAGACTTGGAAATACCGAGCCGGCAGATCCGCGTTCCCCACACAGGCGGAGAAACGTCGCTCGCTGATCGTGCCCGGCCCCTGACTTTGGTGACCCGGTTCTCCGCGGCTTCGCATGCCACGGCCTTCCTGCTCTGGAAATTCCCCGGATTCCTTCCCAAGAGCCATGAACCAGGCATTCACATTTCAAGGCCCGACACACTGGGGCGAGTACGCCGCAGGGGTGTCATTGCGCACAAGGGACAATTCTTCGAGGACGAAATCACCACGCTCAACGGACTTTTCGTTACCAGTCGAGCCCGGACATGGCTGGACTGCTCCCGGAAGATGGACATCGACGAAATCACTGTAGTGGCCGATCATTTGCTCCGTATTCCGAGACCGGAATTCGAAGACCGATCGGAGCCATACTGCACCACGGATAGCCTTGAAGAGATGCTGGACCGACACTGGGGGACACCGGGAATCCGCAAGGCCCGCCTCGCCTTGGAGCAGGCGGTAGTGGGTGCCGATTCCGCTCCTGAGACGCGACTGAGGCTAGCACTGGAGCGGGCTGGGCTGCCCACGGCGCAAGTCAACGTTCGTACGGAACTGGGTCCCGGCGTCGTACGTCAACCTGATCTCGGCTATCGCGAGTGGCGGGTCGGCGTCGAATACGAGGGGGAGGGGCATTCGGACCCGGAGCAAATCATCAGGGACATTGCCCGCGAAGAGGATTACAGCCGCGCGGGGTGGATCCTGGTTCGGATCTCGAAGCGGCATATGTCCACGGGCGCAGTCACCGCGGTGCGCAAGGTGCGGCGGGCGCTGGAACAACAAGGGTGGCCATCCAACTAG